The segment TAGGGGTATGTAGGATGCTGACCACAGGATGGGCAATCATCCTGCTGTATGGTATCTACATTGATTTCATAATGCTGATTTTGCCATACATCAAATGTTAAATAGCTTTTGCGTAAGGCTTTTTGATTCCCTACTAAGAGCTTGAACACTTCTGCCACTTGATAGGCAGCTACAATTTGCACGGCTGGGCTAATAATGCCTACCGTATCACAGGTCATGCCAGTACGAGGCATCACCTTTAGCAGGCAATGTAAGCATGGTGTTTGCCCAGGCACAATTGTGTACGTTGCGCCATAGCTGCTAACACAGGAGCCATACACCCATGGAATGGTATGCTTTTGGGCAAGGTCATTCATGAGAAAGCGCACATCAAAATTATCAGTGGCGTCGACCATGACATCGACATCTGTCAACAGTGACTCTAATGACACTACACTGGCATCTATAATAGCGACATGAATATCAACCTCTGTGTTAATTTCTTGGAGTCTTTTTTTAGCTGCGATCACCTTTGGCAGCTTGTCTTGTGCATCTTGCTCTGTATATAATTGCTGCCGTTGTAAATTGCTCCATTCTACATAGTCACGATCAATAATGGTGAGCTTGCCAATGCCTGCTCGTACTAGCGCCTCTGCACTGGCACTGCCTAATGCACCAACACCAATTATTAGCACATGTTTTTGCCGAAGTATTTGTTGCCCATTCTCACCAATTGGGCGAAATAATTGTTGTCTTGAATATCTATCATCCATAAGCATTTGCCTTTCTTTACTAAATTTTCGTTTGACCTTTTGATTTATAGCATTATAATTAAAAGCAATGTTTTTGCAGCATGACACGATTTAAAGGAGGTCTTTACGATGCACCCTACACATCAGCTACCCATTCAAGCTGCCATTTTAACTGTAAGTGATACCCGTACAATGGCAGAGGATCGTAGTGGACAGCGTATTCACGCGTTACTGCAAGAGGCTTCATTTGACATTATAGACTATCAACTAACAAAGGATGAACCTGAGAGCATCCTGCACTATATCCATCAGTGGTGTGACCAGCCTAGCATTAATACCATTATCGTGACAGGCGGCACAGGGTTTACACCAAGAGATCAAACCTATGACACCATTGCCCCACTATTTCATAAAGAGATGACAGGGTTTGGCGAATTATTTCGCTTACTAAGCTATGAGGAGATTGGGCCGAAAGCGATGTTTAGCCGTGCCACAGCAGGAAGCTGTCAGCAAACTGCTATTTATCTTTTACCGGGCTCCACCAATGCCGTCACACTTGCGATGACTAAGCTAATTATTCCTACTGTGCAACATTTTGTTAGTGAGTTGCATCGCCGATGAATATTGCAGGTGTTTTATTAGCAGGCGGTCAATCCTCTCGCTATGGGCAGCCTAAAATGTTTGCAGCATTTGCTGGGCGGCCGTTATATAAATATAGTCTTACAGCATTACAGCAACAGCCATTAGACCCCATTATTATTGCGACGAATGCCCATCTTCAGCCATATTTTGCAGAGGAAAACGTCCACTGGCTCATGGATAAGCAGCCACACCAAGGGCCTCTTTTTGCCTTGCATACCATTCTAACAGCCTATCCTGAAGTGGAGTGGTTTTTTGTTGTTGCCTGTGATATGCCTTGCATGAATGCACGATTTGTTCAACAAATGCTTGGTTATATTGATGAGCAGTATGATGCGATTGTGCCTCAGCAAGGGGAACGCTACCAGCCACTAGCAGCACTATATCGTCGCACTGCACTAGCCAAAATAATGCCATTAATCCAGCAAAAGAAACGCAATATGAGGGCATTATTAGAGCAGCTTCGCGTATGCTATGTGCCGTTTGCAGAGCATGAGTCAACATTTATTAATATCAATGCGCAGCAAGATTGGGCGCAAATTATCAATAAGGAGAGCAACCATGACTAAGTTTTCACACTGGAACGAAGAAGGTCGCCCTAAAATGGTCGATATTTCAGCAAAAGAAATTACAACACGTACAGCTATTGCACGCAGTACCATTACACTATCAGATGAGGTCTATCAAGCCATCCAACAAGGTGGCATCAAAAAAGGTGACCCTACACATGTAGCACAGATTGCTGGGATTATGGGCGCTAAAAAAACAGCCGATATTATTCCAATGTGCCATCCTATTATGCTACAAGGCACAGACCTGCAATTTACCTATACAAAGGTGGAAAATGGCTATGAGCTGCATATTGAAGCAACCGTGAAATGTAGCGGAAAAACAGGTGTTGAAATGGAGGCACTAACGGCTGTATCCATTGCCGCACTAACCTTTTACGATATGTGCAAGGCCGTTGATAAAACAATGGTGATTAAAGATACCTATCTAGTGGAAAAAACAGGTGGCAAAAGCGGCACATTTCTGCATAAATAATGTGAACCTTCAAGCAGTGAGGATTTTGTATATCTCCACTGCTTGTTCATATGTGCTGATTTTTTCTCTGCTTGCACGCCTTACCCTCCAATATGCGACATTTCAATTTTTGCCTTTTGCCTGTTGGCTCTTGTTTGCTCATTGCGTTCATCTGAATAGCGGTCTGTGCGATTGCTCCATGTATCTGTAATGCATTGGCGAATCATTGCATCATCGTGTCCCGCTCTTAACAGTGCTCGTAAATCCGTGCCTGCTGTTGCAAATAGGCATGTATACAATGCTCCCTCTGCTGACAACCGTGCACGGGAGCATGTGGAGCAAAAAGAATCTGTAACAGAGGAAATCACACCAATTTCACCTTGTCCGTCTTGATATTGATAACGTGTTGCCACTTCTCCTTTGTAATTTGGAGCAATGGCTTGTAATGGTAAAAATCGCTGCACTTGCTCAAGAATTTCCTTTTTAGAAACAACATCATCAAGTCGCCAGCCATTTGAATTCCCAACATCCATATATTCAATAAAGCGTAAAATATGCTGCTTTTCTTTAAAAAATTGTGCCATTGCTACAATATCCTGATCATTTTGCTCTTTTTGAACAACCATATTAATCTTTACTTGTAAGCCCGCTTGTGCTGCCTTTTCAATGCCCTCTAATACGGTGTTAACTTTACCACGTTGACCATTCATCTCGAAAAAGCGCTCGTTATCAAGCGAATCTAAGCTAACAGAAACGCGGGATAAGCCTGCCTTTGCCAATGGCTCTGCATATTTTTTTAATAAAGTGCCATTTGTTGTAAGCGCAATATCCTCCACGCCCTCAATCTGATGAATACGTTCAATTAATGTAGGCAAATCACGGCGTAATAACGGCTCACCACCTGTAATACGTACCTTTTTCACACCTAATGATACAAAAATAGTGACTAAGCGTTCAATCTCATCAAAGCTTAATATTTTATCAGACGGTAAAAATGCGTAATCTGGACCAAATACTTCTGCAGGCATGCAATAACGACAGCGAAAATTGCAACGATCTGTCACAGATATTCTTAAATCTCTTAACGGTCGTTGGTATCGGTCTTGTAAGTCCGTCATGTAATCTCCTTCTTTCAATGGCTCATTTATTGGGTAATAAAATGCGTTGTTCATGTGTATAAATATTCAATGTGTTGTGACGAATAAAGCCTACCGTTGTAATCCCTAGCTGCTCTGCCAATTGTAAGGCTAATGCTGTTGGTGCTGATTTTGATAGCACAATTTCACAGCCAATTTTGGATACTTTCAGTAAAATCTCTGACGATATTCGCCCACTAAAAACAATAATTTTATCTTGGATGCTAATATTATGACGCAGACAATAACCATATATTTTATCTAAAGCATTATGACGGCCAATATCCATACGGCTTAACACAATGCCATTAACATCACATAATGCTGCATTATGCACACCACCCGTTTGTTTGAAAATATTGGCACCATCCTGCATCGCCTTCATTAAGCGAAAGCAATCATCAGGCGTAATTTGCACATGAATATCGTCCATTTTTTTCGCGACTAATGCATCATTTGTAAATACAAAGCCCTGTCGACTCATGCCACAGCAAGATGTAATATAGCGTTTATTTTGTGTTTGCTGATAGTAAGGATTGACATGCTTTGTGCGAATATGCACAAAGCCCTCTTGTTCTTGATGCCAAATTTCCTCAATATCCTCATAGCTACGAATCACACGCTCAGAGGCTAGATAGCCGATGACCATATCCTCCACATATTCAGGCGTGCAAACCATTGTGACAAATTCCTGCTGGTTAATTTTCACCGTTACAGCGTATTCTGACACAATAAGATCATCGATTATGTTTACTTGCTGATTGTCCACACGTAAAATTTTTCTTGTGATGGCTCGCTCCATATGGCATCCTCCTTACTCACTAATGTTCTTGTCAAAAACAAAGACAGAGATAGCAAAATCCTCTTCAATTTTAATATCTGAAAAGAGGTGGAGTAATTTACTACCCATTAATTCCTCCATCCCTTCAGGCGGTGATTGTGTATATAAATCCTGAATCATACTTGTACGAGCAGTACGCACCATTTGTAGCCCTTCAGGTGTACTTGCAATAAATTTTTCTGTTGGTGTGAGATTCCCATATAAAGTGGACACAGCCATATTGTCCACAAAAACGGTATGAATGCGCTCTGGCCCCTTACCAAATATTTCTTTACGTAACTTTCGAATGATATCGTTAAATTCATGTACCTTTTTAGACATGGCAATGCTTCCTCCATCGTTCTAAGACTTTTGGATGCCGTTTCTATCAGGGTCACCCTTACAGTTTGTTAATGATATAGTAACTTGCCAAAAAATAAAAGGGAAAATATTTTTAGGTCATCCATATTGTTCATTTAACGAAAAAGGACTATAATGGTGAGGAACAGTCATGGAATTGAGCTATTTGAATGGTTGAATTCTATTGTTACACAACGTAAAAAAGTAGATTGAATTTTTAGCAAGACCTGTTAAGAATTTTATCCACCATGAAGCATAAACATGTCCAAGACGTGTTTTTTCATGGTGGATTTTTTTATGCAGACATTGAACAACTTGCTACAATCTAGCAATTTAGGTGTAGCTTCAAGATTATTGGGGAATTACAATAATAACAAGACAACCATTTTATACAATTATTCACTCGATATGTTATTCCCTTTTTCTTTGAAGCTATAACATATTGTTCTAGTCGTCTTACTATGCAAAGGAGGAAGTACCTTGACTCAAATTACTATTAATGGCGTACCGTATGATGCAAAAGAAGGCGCTACAATCCTTGATACCATTAATCAGCATGACATTGCCCATCCTCAAATTTGTCATGTTCCAGCGGTTGATCCTATCGAAACGTGTGATACATGTATTGTGGAGGTAGAGGGCAAGCTAGTGCGCTCCTGCTCAACGAAAATCGTTGACGGCATGGACGTATTACTCAATTCAGAAAAGGCAAAGGCTGCACAAACAGAAGCGATGGATCGCTTACTTGAAAATCACCTGCTCTACTGCACGGTTTGTGATAATAATAATGGCAATTGTACATTACACAACACAGCCGAATTAATGGAAATCGAGCATCAAAAATATCCATACAAGCCAAAAGTTGAGCCGAATGAGGTGGATATGTCACATCCATTTTATCGCTATGACCCTAATCAATGTATTGCCTGTGGGCAATGTGTAGAGGTTTGCCAAAATTTACAGGTAAATGAAACACTGTCTTTAGATTGGGAGGCAGAAAGACCTCGCGTTATTTGGGACACTGGCGTTGCCATTAATGATTCGTCCTGTGTAAGCTGTGGGCAATGCGTAACGGTTTGTCCATGCAATGCCTTAATGGAAAAATCCATGCTTGGAGAGGCTGGCTTTATGACTGGGCTTAAGCAGGATATGCTAGACCCAATGATTCATTTGATTAAAGAAGTTGAGCCAGGCTATAGCGGTATTTTTGCAGTATCTGAAATCGAAGCGGCAATGCGCAGCAAACGTACACGCAAAACGAAAACAGTCTGTACGTTTTGTGGTGTCGGCTGTTCATTTGAAGTATGGACAAAGGATCGCAAAATTTTAAAAGTACAGCCTTCTGAGGGGCCGGTAAACGCGATTTCTACTTGTGTCAAAGGAAAATTTGGCTGGGACTTTGTCAACTCAGAGGAGCGTATTACAAAACCATTAATTCGTAAAAATAATGAGTTTGTAGAGGCTTCATGGGAGGAGGCACTCGATTTAATTGCGACAAAGCTTGGTGGTATTCAGCAGCAATACGGTCCTGGCTCTGTCGGCTTTATCTCTTCCTCCAAAATTACGAATGAGGAAAATTACTTAATTCAAAAAATGGCACGTCAATTATTTGGCACAAATGATGTCGATAATTGCTCTCGTTATTGCCAGTCACCAGCTACAGACGGGCTACTGCGTACAGTTGGTATGGGTGGTGACGCTGGAACCATTAAAGATATTGCTAAGGCTGGGCTTGTGATTATTGTTGGGGCAAATCCTGCGGAAGGTCATCCTGTTTTAGCAACGCGTGTCAAACGTGCCCATAAGCTTCATGGTCAAAAATTAATTGTTGCGGATATTCGTAAGCATGAAATGGCGGAGCGTTCAGATATTTTCATGCGTCCAAAGCAAGGAACTGACCAAGTTTGGCTAATGGCTGTTACTAAATATATAATTGACCAAGGCTGGCATGACGAAGCCTTTATTCAGGAAAATGTAAATTTCTATGATGAATTTAAACAGGTGCTTGAAAAATATACATTAGCATATGCTGAGCAGCAAACAGGCATTGCCCAAGAAACATTGATTCAAGTAGCGGAAATGATTCGTGATGCAGATGGTACATGTGTGCTATGGGGCATGGGTGTCACTCAAAATACAGGTGGCTCATATACATCTGCTGCCATTTCAAACCTGCTGCTCACAACAGGCAACTATCGTCGTCCTGGTGCAGGGGCCTATCCGCTACGCGGTCATAATAATGTCCAAGGTGCATGTGATATGGGTACATTACCAAATCTATTGCCAGGCTATCAACAAGTGACAGATGATGCAGCACGTGCTAAATTTGAAAAAGCCTATGGTGCTAAAATCCCAGCACAGCCAGGTCGTAAAAACGGGCAAATGCTTGATGCAATTATGGAAGGTAAAATGAAGGCAATGTATTTAGTGGGTGAAGATATGGCGCTTGTTGACTGTAATGCCAATCATATAGATGAAGTGCTATCACAGCTAGACTTTTTTGTTGTACAAGATTGCTTCCTATCACGTACAGCACAATATGCAGATGTTATTTTACCTGCTGCGCCATCGCTTGAAAAAGAAGGAACATTTACCAATACAGAACGCCGTGTGCAACGCCTTTATCAAGTTTTACCGACACTTGGTGAATCAAAGGCTGACTGGGAAATCCTTCAGGCAGTGGCACGCCGCTTAGGGGCAGATTGGAATTATAGCCATCCAAGTGAGATTTTTGATGAAATGGCTAGCCTTTCCCCGCTGTTCTCACAAGCAAGCTATGATGTTTTAGAGGGCTGGGGCAGCTTCTGTTGGGGCAGTCATGATGGCACAGATACACCTTTATTATATAAAGACGGCTTTAACTTCCCTGATAAAAAAGCACGCTTTGCTTTAAATGATTGGGTGCAACCTGTTGATTATGAAGCACAGTATGATTGCCACATTAATAATGGTCGTATGCTTGAGCATTTCCATGAAGGCAATCTAACGAATAAATCAACAGGAATTCAAGCAAAAGTACCTGAAATTTTCGTTGAAGTATCACCTGAATTGGCAAAAGAGCGCGGCATCGAGGACGGAGCCCTATTACGCCTAGTATCTCCATATGGCGCATTAAAACTGAATGCTCTTGTGACTGACCGTGTACAAGGAAATGAGCTATTCTTACCTATGAACTCTGTAAACAAGGAGTCAGCGATTAACTTTTTAACAGGTCCAGCAGCAGATATTAATACAGATACACCTGCCTATAAGCAAACAAAAGTACGTGTAGAGGTGTTAAAGCCAAAAGGAAAAACACCACTGCCTCGCACAAATCCGCGCTATAAAAAGCGTCATCCACAAAATGGTGTGGAGGTACAACGAAAATGGAATCGTCCTGGCTACGTTCACTTAACAACCATTCATGAAAGAGAGTGAGAGCATGGCTACACCCATTACAAAAATAAAAAAACAGCAATTAACAGAAGAGCAACTAAAAGAACAAAAATTAGCCAATCTACAGCAACTACTGGCAGAAAATGAAGATGCCGTTAATCAGGTTTTTAGTATTATGACAGAGTTAAATGATATTGGTGCATTAGAGGCAGCGATGAAGCTACTAGAAGCAAAAGAGGAAGTTGCCCATATTGCCCTTGAGCAACTAACGCGCAAGCCCGTGACCAATATGATTAATAATTTAATGGGCGTCGCTGGTGCATTAACTGAGCTAAATCCCGAAACAACCGCAAAGCTTGTTGAAGGGTTAAATGCTGGTGTAGATGAAGCCAATAAAGCTCTTAACAGCGATGACAAAGTGAGCGCCTTTAAGCTGATGAAAATGCTCAATGATCCAGACGTCAATCGTGCCCTTAATTTTGGTGTACACTTCTTAAAGGGACTTGGCAGAGGCTTAAAAGAATAAATGATAACATCCGCGAGTATGCTGATACATACTACGCGGATTTTTCTTACTGATAGCCTGCTTTCTTCAATACTTGCATAAAATAAAAACGGTAGGTATTTTGAACAAATATTTCTAATGGTAGCCCAACATGCAGTTGGTATTTTGTAAAAATAAAATAAAATCGCTTATCCCATTTTAAACGTAATAATGCACCAGCCTCATCACCATATTTGTCTGTAAATTCCTCGATTAAAGGCTCAATCATCTGATAGCAATACGCTTTTAAATTTGCCAGTGCTTCGATATCTTTATCTCTTTGAAAGCGTGTAATCCAGTCTACTAATTGTTCATCGATAATGAGTCACCCCTTTCTGTCACGAAATAGGTCGATTCCAGCGTAAATGATAGGTTGCACGAATGTTTCTTGTATCTTTATCGACGATCAGCAGGTGATCTCCTGTTTGTACAATATAAGCATCATCTACTATACGAACACTAGGCTGCTTCTGATATGAATCCACCATACCTATATTGATGTCCCAAGCAATTTGATGCTTGTTCAAATCATATAGCACTAGCATATGATCTGCGCTTTCACGCTTTGTTTGTTGATAGGAAACAAGCGCTGTTTGTGCTTCTATATCAACATCAATTACTTTTGGGTTTAAATTTTGATAGGCTTGTATAGCAGGCTCCTCTAATAGCATACTACTAAACTTGCGAATTTCTTCATCGTCCGTTAAAGGCTGCTGATGGTTAGCAAAATAGTCAGGTATAGTTGCTTCAATAGAGAAACGTGTTGTCAAATATTGCTCTGCCTGTGGGTCTTCGTTTAAATTTTTACCATCATAGCGATAAAACTTACCATCAACACCCTCCACATATAAGTTATTTTGCACAGCAAGCAACTCATGTGCACCATTGCTTAAAATATCAATAAGTGGTTTATGCTGTTGTCGAAATTCCTTTTCAGATAGTAGCTCTTTTCCTGTTTCAATATCTAAGAGCGATAATTGTCCAAATTCACCATCACGATGATGAACAAGCAAGCCATCCATAAAGTTGCCAACAAGCTTTTCCTTATATGAAGCTGACTTTGTCCACTGCTTTTCGCCTGTTTGCACATCAACTCCAACAATTAAGTAATGCGAAATCATTTGTGTCATGCCACGCACAGTTCCATTATTTTCAAGCCCTCGCACCATTTGAATAGCGATGTCCTGCTCTTCATTCGTATAAATAGCTGATTCTGCTTGAATCGAAAAGCCCCGCCCTGCCAAGCCAAAAATAAGCATTGCAAAATTACTAGCCCCTAACCAGATAAGCATAACAATCAGTATTACCTTCAAACGAGTACGATTGATGATTAGCAGCACTAGCGCTAAAAATCCGATACCAAGTACAATTCCTAGCGTAATATCATGGAAAAACCAACCATTAAAACGCCATGAATACATATAGCGTTGTAGAAATTGCTCCATTGCCCCACCTCCTACTCTCTTAGTATAAAGGATAGTATACGAGCATTCCAAATGCTGACCGTTAGCTAACGTTGCGGTCTCCTGTTATTGGCTATTTTACAAAAGCATAATCTTTAATAATTTGGCAAATTTCCACATTGTATGCCCTATACCATTTATCTTTACCCAATTGTTGCGCTGTTAAATGCTTTGCATGCTCCTTCCATGCTTGAATAGCCTCTAGTGATGACCAATAAGACACCGTAATGCCTTGCCCCTCCTCATTTCTTACACTTTCAACGCGCAAAAATCCGGGCTGCTGCTGTGCTAAGACATCTATT is part of the Lysinibacillus sp. FSL K6-0232 genome and harbors:
- a CDS encoding thiazole biosynthesis adenylyltransferase ThiF; this translates as MDDRYSRQQLFRPIGENGQQILRQKHVLIIGVGALGSASAEALVRAGIGKLTIIDRDYVEWSNLQRQQLYTEQDAQDKLPKVIAAKKRLQEINTEVDIHVAIIDASVVSLESLLTDVDVMVDATDNFDVRFLMNDLAQKHTIPWVYGSCVSSYGATYTIVPGQTPCLHCLLKVMPRTGMTCDTVGIISPAVQIVAAYQVAEVFKLLVGNQKALRKSYLTFDVWQNQHYEINVDTIQQDDCPSCGQHPTYPYLSYEHQTKLEVLCGRDAVQIRPATPMYYQLEQLATQLRPYGEIQLNPYLLACQTADYRIVIFQDGRVVIHGIQDIQQAKSIYYRLLG
- a CDS encoding MogA/MoaB family molybdenum cofactor biosynthesis protein, translated to MHPTHQLPIQAAILTVSDTRTMAEDRSGQRIHALLQEASFDIIDYQLTKDEPESILHYIHQWCDQPSINTIIVTGGTGFTPRDQTYDTIAPLFHKEMTGFGELFRLLSYEEIGPKAMFSRATAGSCQQTAIYLLPGSTNAVTLAMTKLIIPTVQHFVSELHRR
- the mobA gene encoding molybdenum cofactor guanylyltransferase: MNIAGVLLAGGQSSRYGQPKMFAAFAGRPLYKYSLTALQQQPLDPIIIATNAHLQPYFAEENVHWLMDKQPHQGPLFALHTILTAYPEVEWFFVVACDMPCMNARFVQQMLGYIDEQYDAIVPQQGERYQPLAALYRRTALAKIMPLIQQKKRNMRALLEQLRVCYVPFAEHESTFININAQQDWAQIINKESNHD
- the moaC gene encoding cyclic pyranopterin monophosphate synthase MoaC; this translates as MTKFSHWNEEGRPKMVDISAKEITTRTAIARSTITLSDEVYQAIQQGGIKKGDPTHVAQIAGIMGAKKTADIIPMCHPIMLQGTDLQFTYTKVENGYELHIEATVKCSGKTGVEMEALTAVSIAALTFYDMCKAVDKTMVIKDTYLVEKTGGKSGTFLHK
- the moaA gene encoding GTP 3',8-cyclase MoaA — encoded protein: MTDLQDRYQRPLRDLRISVTDRCNFRCRYCMPAEVFGPDYAFLPSDKILSFDEIERLVTIFVSLGVKKVRITGGEPLLRRDLPTLIERIHQIEGVEDIALTTNGTLLKKYAEPLAKAGLSRVSVSLDSLDNERFFEMNGQRGKVNTVLEGIEKAAQAGLQVKINMVVQKEQNDQDIVAMAQFFKEKQHILRFIEYMDVGNSNGWRLDDVVSKKEILEQVQRFLPLQAIAPNYKGEVATRYQYQDGQGEIGVISSVTDSFCSTCSRARLSAEGALYTCLFATAGTDLRALLRAGHDDAMIRQCITDTWSNRTDRYSDERNEQTRANRQKAKIEMSHIGG
- the fdhD gene encoding formate dehydrogenase accessory sulfurtransferase FdhD translates to MERAITRKILRVDNQQVNIIDDLIVSEYAVTVKINQQEFVTMVCTPEYVEDMVIGYLASERVIRSYEDIEEIWHQEQEGFVHIRTKHVNPYYQQTQNKRYITSCCGMSRQGFVFTNDALVAKKMDDIHVQITPDDCFRLMKAMQDGANIFKQTGGVHNAALCDVNGIVLSRMDIGRHNALDKIYGYCLRHNISIQDKIIVFSGRISSEILLKVSKIGCEIVLSKSAPTALALQLAEQLGITTVGFIRHNTLNIYTHEQRILLPNK
- a CDS encoding DUF2294 domain-containing protein, with protein sequence MSKKVHEFNDIIRKLRKEIFGKGPERIHTVFVDNMAVSTLYGNLTPTEKFIASTPEGLQMVRTARTSMIQDLYTQSPPEGMEELMGSKLLHLFSDIKIEEDFAISVFVFDKNISE
- the fdhF gene encoding formate dehydrogenase subunit alpha; the encoded protein is MTQITINGVPYDAKEGATILDTINQHDIAHPQICHVPAVDPIETCDTCIVEVEGKLVRSCSTKIVDGMDVLLNSEKAKAAQTEAMDRLLENHLLYCTVCDNNNGNCTLHNTAELMEIEHQKYPYKPKVEPNEVDMSHPFYRYDPNQCIACGQCVEVCQNLQVNETLSLDWEAERPRVIWDTGVAINDSSCVSCGQCVTVCPCNALMEKSMLGEAGFMTGLKQDMLDPMIHLIKEVEPGYSGIFAVSEIEAAMRSKRTRKTKTVCTFCGVGCSFEVWTKDRKILKVQPSEGPVNAISTCVKGKFGWDFVNSEERITKPLIRKNNEFVEASWEEALDLIATKLGGIQQQYGPGSVGFISSSKITNEENYLIQKMARQLFGTNDVDNCSRYCQSPATDGLLRTVGMGGDAGTIKDIAKAGLVIIVGANPAEGHPVLATRVKRAHKLHGQKLIVADIRKHEMAERSDIFMRPKQGTDQVWLMAVTKYIIDQGWHDEAFIQENVNFYDEFKQVLEKYTLAYAEQQTGIAQETLIQVAEMIRDADGTCVLWGMGVTQNTGGSYTSAAISNLLLTTGNYRRPGAGAYPLRGHNNVQGACDMGTLPNLLPGYQQVTDDAARAKFEKAYGAKIPAQPGRKNGQMLDAIMEGKMKAMYLVGEDMALVDCNANHIDEVLSQLDFFVVQDCFLSRTAQYADVILPAAPSLEKEGTFTNTERRVQRLYQVLPTLGESKADWEILQAVARRLGADWNYSHPSEIFDEMASLSPLFSQASYDVLEGWGSFCWGSHDGTDTPLLYKDGFNFPDKKARFALNDWVQPVDYEAQYDCHINNGRMLEHFHEGNLTNKSTGIQAKVPEIFVEVSPELAKERGIEDGALLRLVSPYGALKLNALVTDRVQGNELFLPMNSVNKESAINFLTGPAADINTDTPAYKQTKVRVEVLKPKGKTPLPRTNPRYKKRHPQNGVEVQRKWNRPGYVHLTTIHERE
- a CDS encoding DUF1641 domain-containing protein; its protein translation is MATPITKIKKQQLTEEQLKEQKLANLQQLLAENEDAVNQVFSIMTELNDIGALEAAMKLLEAKEEVAHIALEQLTRKPVTNMINNLMGVAGALTELNPETTAKLVEGLNAGVDEANKALNSDDKVSAFKLMKMLNDPDVNRALNFGVHFLKGLGRGLKE
- a CDS encoding PA2928 family protein, whose protein sequence is MEQFLQRYMYSWRFNGWFFHDITLGIVLGIGFLALVLLIINRTRLKVILIVMLIWLGASNFAMLIFGLAGRGFSIQAESAIYTNEEQDIAIQMVRGLENNGTVRGMTQMISHYLIVGVDVQTGEKQWTKSASYKEKLVGNFMDGLLVHHRDGEFGQLSLLDIETGKELLSEKEFRQQHKPLIDILSNGAHELLAVQNNLYVEGVDGKFYRYDGKNLNEDPQAEQYLTTRFSIEATIPDYFANHQQPLTDDEEIRKFSSMLLEEPAIQAYQNLNPKVIDVDIEAQTALVSYQQTKRESADHMLVLYDLNKHQIAWDINIGMVDSYQKQPSVRIVDDAYIVQTGDHLLIVDKDTRNIRATYHLRWNRPIS
- a CDS encoding antibiotic biosynthesis monooxygenase family protein, encoding MKTYYAVIFTSQRTEQDEEGYDKMAEKIDVLAQQQPGFLRVESVRNEEGQGITVSYWSSLEAIQAWKEHAKHLTAQQLGKDKWYRAYNVEICQIIKDYAFVK